In a genomic window of Rhododendron vialii isolate Sample 1 chromosome 12a, ASM3025357v1:
- the LOC131309859 gene encoding uncharacterized protein LOC131309859 isoform X2, producing MIACRSLFRVDRAWKFSNLYVLSSAPIHYLQECHGLIYECKVGGAKDRRCVMDLKRRKTVNPIWRPVCTQSSSSQDCSIKQLQAGFEDLHDLDGGRKVEDEIQVQGSAPSDEKQSISVKVGASLMRFIKGKWGSTQKSIEEEIGVKIIFPSSKEEDFIVIEGISAAIVARASERIQVIIDEAVKSPSLEYSHFVSLPLAIHPELVDKLLKFQKSILGSSNAYQNENLDSDANGDTSEEEDKGQESDRGSDVAVKLKVEDDNGHVKVDITNIRRVSHPTRASKPSDLRIEKSIFIEPKMIHLTVLMLKLWNKDRVDAAAEVLQTVSSEVLEALHQEPVSVRLKGLECMKGTLAKARVVYIPVEEIGGKGRLSRACQIIIDAFVKAGLVLDKDGEQKLKLHATVMNARHRKWGRGTKKLDSFDARAIFKQFGSEEWGDYLIREAHLSQRFVFDESGYYRCCASIPFPETMQVD from the exons ATGATCGCTTGCAGGTCTCTattcag GGTCGACCGAGCctggaaattttcaaatttgtacGTTTTATCATCGGCACCTATTCACTACTTACAG GAATGCCATGGTCTAATCTATGAGTGCAAAGTTGGTGGGGCAAAAGATAGGCGATGTGTTATGGATTTGAAAAGGCGAAAAACAGTTAATCCAATATGGAGACCAGTCTGTACTCAATCTAGCTCCTCTCAAG ATTGCTCGATCAAGCAACTACAGGCTGGATTTGAAGATCTGCATGATTTGGATGGTGGTAGGAAAGTAGAAGATGAAATTCAAGTTCAAGGATCGGCGCCCTCTGATGAAAAGCAATCAATTTCAGTAAAG GTAGGAGCGAGCTTAATGCGTTTCATCAAAGGAAAATG GGGATCTACACAGAAAAGTATCGAAGAGGAGATCGGAGTTAAAATCATATTTCCCTCATCAAAGGAAGAGGATTTTATCG TTATTGAAGGCATTTCTGCAGCAATTGTGGCTAGAGCCTCGGAAAGAATACAAGTGATAATTGATGAG GCAGTAAAAAGCCCAAGTCTAGAATACTCTCACTTTGTATCACTTCCTTTGGCCATTCACCCCGAACTGGTTGATAAGCTTCTCAAGTTTCAGAAGTCCATACTGGGATCTAGTAATGCTTATCAGAATGAGAATCTGGACAGTGATGCCAATGGAGATACTTCAGAAGAGGAAGATAAGGGCCAAGAGTCAGATAGAGGATCGGATGTTGCAGTTAAGCTTAAGGTTGAAGATGATAATGGCCATGTTAAAGTGGACATAACAAACATACGTCGAGTAAGCCACCCAACTAGAGCATCGAAGCCTTCTG ATTTGCGAATTGAGAAGTCAATATTTATTGAACCCAAGATGATCCACTTAACAGTACTCATGCTGAAGTTGTGGAACAAGGACCGAGTTGATGCAGCTGCTGAGGTTCTGCAG ACTGTCTCCTCGGAAGTATTGGAAGCTTTGCACCAGGAGCCTGTTTCTGTGAGGCTGAAGGGGCTG GAATGCATGAAAGGCACATTGGCAAAAGCACGTGTTGTGTACATTCCTGTTGAAGAAATTGGTGGCAAGGGCAGACTTTCACGTGCTTGTC AAATCATTATTGACGCATTTGTCAAAGCCGGGCTTGTTCTTGATAAAGACGGCGAACAAAAGTTGAAG TTGCACGCCACTGTGATGAATGCAAGGCACAGGAAATG GGGAAGAGGGACAAAAAAGTTGGATTCATTTGATGCACGAGCCATTTTCAAGCAATTTGGTTCTGAAGAATGGGGCGATTACCTTATCCGTGAAGCTCATCTTTCACAAAGGTTTGTATTTGATGAAAGTGGATATTACCGTTGTTGTGCTTCCATTCCGTTTCCTGAAACTATGCAAGTAGATTGA
- the LOC131309859 gene encoding uncharacterized protein LOC131309859 isoform X4: MIACRSLFRVDRAWKFSNLYVLSSAPIHYLQECHGLIYECKVGGAKDRRCVMDLKRRKTVNPIWRPVCTQSSSSQDCSIKQLQAGFEDLHDLDGGRKVEDEIQVQGSAPSDEKQSISVKVGASLMRFIKGKWGSTQKSIEEEIGVKIIFPSSKEEDFIVIEGISAAIVARASERIQVIIDEAVKSPSLEYSHFVSLPLAIHPELVDKLLKFQKSILGSSNAYQNENLDSDANGDTSAVKLKVEDDNGHVKVDITNIRRVSHPTRASKPSDLRIEKSIFIEPKMIHLTVLMLKLWNKDRVDAAAEVLQTVSSEVLEALHQEPVSVRLKGLECMKGTLAKARVVYIPVEEIGGKGRLSRACQIIIDAFVKAGLVLDKDGEQKLKLHATVMNARHRKWGRGTKKLDSFDARAIFKQFGSEEWGDYLIREAHLSQRFVFDESGYYRCCASIPFPETMQVD, encoded by the exons ATGATCGCTTGCAGGTCTCTattcag GGTCGACCGAGCctggaaattttcaaatttgtacGTTTTATCATCGGCACCTATTCACTACTTACAG GAATGCCATGGTCTAATCTATGAGTGCAAAGTTGGTGGGGCAAAAGATAGGCGATGTGTTATGGATTTGAAAAGGCGAAAAACAGTTAATCCAATATGGAGACCAGTCTGTACTCAATCTAGCTCCTCTCAAG ATTGCTCGATCAAGCAACTACAGGCTGGATTTGAAGATCTGCATGATTTGGATGGTGGTAGGAAAGTAGAAGATGAAATTCAAGTTCAAGGATCGGCGCCCTCTGATGAAAAGCAATCAATTTCAGTAAAG GTAGGAGCGAGCTTAATGCGTTTCATCAAAGGAAAATG GGGATCTACACAGAAAAGTATCGAAGAGGAGATCGGAGTTAAAATCATATTTCCCTCATCAAAGGAAGAGGATTTTATCG TTATTGAAGGCATTTCTGCAGCAATTGTGGCTAGAGCCTCGGAAAGAATACAAGTGATAATTGATGAG GCAGTAAAAAGCCCAAGTCTAGAATACTCTCACTTTGTATCACTTCCTTTGGCCATTCACCCCGAACTGGTTGATAAGCTTCTCAAGTTTCAGAAGTCCATACTGGGATCTAGTAATGCTTATCAGAATGAGAATCTGGACAGTGATGCCAATGGAGATACTTCA GCAGTTAAGCTTAAGGTTGAAGATGATAATGGCCATGTTAAAGTGGACATAACAAACATACGTCGAGTAAGCCACCCAACTAGAGCATCGAAGCCTTCTG ATTTGCGAATTGAGAAGTCAATATTTATTGAACCCAAGATGATCCACTTAACAGTACTCATGCTGAAGTTGTGGAACAAGGACCGAGTTGATGCAGCTGCTGAGGTTCTGCAG ACTGTCTCCTCGGAAGTATTGGAAGCTTTGCACCAGGAGCCTGTTTCTGTGAGGCTGAAGGGGCTG GAATGCATGAAAGGCACATTGGCAAAAGCACGTGTTGTGTACATTCCTGTTGAAGAAATTGGTGGCAAGGGCAGACTTTCACGTGCTTGTC AAATCATTATTGACGCATTTGTCAAAGCCGGGCTTGTTCTTGATAAAGACGGCGAACAAAAGTTGAAG TTGCACGCCACTGTGATGAATGCAAGGCACAGGAAATG GGGAAGAGGGACAAAAAAGTTGGATTCATTTGATGCACGAGCCATTTTCAAGCAATTTGGTTCTGAAGAATGGGGCGATTACCTTATCCGTGAAGCTCATCTTTCACAAAGGTTTGTATTTGATGAAAGTGGATATTACCGTTGTTGTGCTTCCATTCCGTTTCCTGAAACTATGCAAGTAGATTGA
- the LOC131309859 gene encoding uncharacterized protein LOC131309859 isoform X7 yields MIACRSLFRVDRAWKFSNLYVLSSAPIHYLQECHGLIYECKVGGAKDRRCVMDLKRRKTVNPIWRPVCTQSSSSQDCSIKQLQAGFEDLHDLDGGRKVEDEIQVQGSAPSDEKQSISVKVGASLMRFIKGKWGSTQKSIEEEIGVKIIFPSSKEEDFIVIEGISAAIVARASERIQVIIDEAVKSPSLEYSHFVSLPLAIHPELVDKLLKFQKSILGSSNAYQNENLDSDANGDTSEEEDKGQESDRGSDVAVKLKVEDDNGHVKVDITNIRRVSHPTRASKPSDLRIEKSIFIEPKMIHLTVLMLKLWNKDRVDAAAEVLQTVSSEVLEALHQEPVSVRLKGLECMKGTLAKARVVYIPVEEIGGKGRLSRACQIIIDAFVKAGLVLDKDGEQKLKFWLCYFSRSCAQLLTGLANIGDLNAQGKRDKKVGFI; encoded by the exons ATGATCGCTTGCAGGTCTCTattcag GGTCGACCGAGCctggaaattttcaaatttgtacGTTTTATCATCGGCACCTATTCACTACTTACAG GAATGCCATGGTCTAATCTATGAGTGCAAAGTTGGTGGGGCAAAAGATAGGCGATGTGTTATGGATTTGAAAAGGCGAAAAACAGTTAATCCAATATGGAGACCAGTCTGTACTCAATCTAGCTCCTCTCAAG ATTGCTCGATCAAGCAACTACAGGCTGGATTTGAAGATCTGCATGATTTGGATGGTGGTAGGAAAGTAGAAGATGAAATTCAAGTTCAAGGATCGGCGCCCTCTGATGAAAAGCAATCAATTTCAGTAAAG GTAGGAGCGAGCTTAATGCGTTTCATCAAAGGAAAATG GGGATCTACACAGAAAAGTATCGAAGAGGAGATCGGAGTTAAAATCATATTTCCCTCATCAAAGGAAGAGGATTTTATCG TTATTGAAGGCATTTCTGCAGCAATTGTGGCTAGAGCCTCGGAAAGAATACAAGTGATAATTGATGAG GCAGTAAAAAGCCCAAGTCTAGAATACTCTCACTTTGTATCACTTCCTTTGGCCATTCACCCCGAACTGGTTGATAAGCTTCTCAAGTTTCAGAAGTCCATACTGGGATCTAGTAATGCTTATCAGAATGAGAATCTGGACAGTGATGCCAATGGAGATACTTCAGAAGAGGAAGATAAGGGCCAAGAGTCAGATAGAGGATCGGATGTTGCAGTTAAGCTTAAGGTTGAAGATGATAATGGCCATGTTAAAGTGGACATAACAAACATACGTCGAGTAAGCCACCCAACTAGAGCATCGAAGCCTTCTG ATTTGCGAATTGAGAAGTCAATATTTATTGAACCCAAGATGATCCACTTAACAGTACTCATGCTGAAGTTGTGGAACAAGGACCGAGTTGATGCAGCTGCTGAGGTTCTGCAG ACTGTCTCCTCGGAAGTATTGGAAGCTTTGCACCAGGAGCCTGTTTCTGTGAGGCTGAAGGGGCTG GAATGCATGAAAGGCACATTGGCAAAAGCACGTGTTGTGTACATTCCTGTTGAAGAAATTGGTGGCAAGGGCAGACTTTCACGTGCTTGTC AAATCATTATTGACGCATTTGTCAAAGCCGGGCTTGTTCTTGATAAAGACGGCGAACAAAAGTTGAAG TTCTGGCTGTGTTATTTCTCTAGAAGTTGTGCTCAATTGCTCACTGGTCTGGCTAATATTGGGGACTTGAATGCTCAGGGGAAGAGGGACAAAAAAGTTGGATTCATTTGA
- the LOC131309859 gene encoding uncharacterized protein LOC131309859 isoform X1 has product MIACRSLFRVDRAWKFSNLYVLSSAPIHYLQECHGLIYECKVGGAKDRRCVMDLKRRKTVNPIWRPVCTQSSSSQDCSIKQLQAGFEDLHDLDGGRKVEDEIQVQGSAPSDEKQSISVKVGASLMRFIKGKWGSTQKSIEEEIGVKIIFPSSKEEDFIVIEGISAAIVARASERIQVIIDEAVKSPSLEYSHFVSLPLAIHPELVDKLLKFQKSILGSSNAYQNENLDSDANGDTSEEEDKGQESDRGSDVAVKLKVEDDNGHVKVDITNIRRVSHPTRASKPSGMKEDLRIEKSIFIEPKMIHLTVLMLKLWNKDRVDAAAEVLQTVSSEVLEALHQEPVSVRLKGLECMKGTLAKARVVYIPVEEIGGKGRLSRACQIIIDAFVKAGLVLDKDGEQKLKLHATVMNARHRKWGRGTKKLDSFDARAIFKQFGSEEWGDYLIREAHLSQRFVFDESGYYRCCASIPFPETMQVD; this is encoded by the exons ATGATCGCTTGCAGGTCTCTattcag GGTCGACCGAGCctggaaattttcaaatttgtacGTTTTATCATCGGCACCTATTCACTACTTACAG GAATGCCATGGTCTAATCTATGAGTGCAAAGTTGGTGGGGCAAAAGATAGGCGATGTGTTATGGATTTGAAAAGGCGAAAAACAGTTAATCCAATATGGAGACCAGTCTGTACTCAATCTAGCTCCTCTCAAG ATTGCTCGATCAAGCAACTACAGGCTGGATTTGAAGATCTGCATGATTTGGATGGTGGTAGGAAAGTAGAAGATGAAATTCAAGTTCAAGGATCGGCGCCCTCTGATGAAAAGCAATCAATTTCAGTAAAG GTAGGAGCGAGCTTAATGCGTTTCATCAAAGGAAAATG GGGATCTACACAGAAAAGTATCGAAGAGGAGATCGGAGTTAAAATCATATTTCCCTCATCAAAGGAAGAGGATTTTATCG TTATTGAAGGCATTTCTGCAGCAATTGTGGCTAGAGCCTCGGAAAGAATACAAGTGATAATTGATGAG GCAGTAAAAAGCCCAAGTCTAGAATACTCTCACTTTGTATCACTTCCTTTGGCCATTCACCCCGAACTGGTTGATAAGCTTCTCAAGTTTCAGAAGTCCATACTGGGATCTAGTAATGCTTATCAGAATGAGAATCTGGACAGTGATGCCAATGGAGATACTTCAGAAGAGGAAGATAAGGGCCAAGAGTCAGATAGAGGATCGGATGTTGCAGTTAAGCTTAAGGTTGAAGATGATAATGGCCATGTTAAAGTGGACATAACAAACATACGTCGAGTAAGCCACCCAACTAGAGCATCGAAGCCTTCTGGTATGAAAGA AGATTTGCGAATTGAGAAGTCAATATTTATTGAACCCAAGATGATCCACTTAACAGTACTCATGCTGAAGTTGTGGAACAAGGACCGAGTTGATGCAGCTGCTGAGGTTCTGCAG ACTGTCTCCTCGGAAGTATTGGAAGCTTTGCACCAGGAGCCTGTTTCTGTGAGGCTGAAGGGGCTG GAATGCATGAAAGGCACATTGGCAAAAGCACGTGTTGTGTACATTCCTGTTGAAGAAATTGGTGGCAAGGGCAGACTTTCACGTGCTTGTC AAATCATTATTGACGCATTTGTCAAAGCCGGGCTTGTTCTTGATAAAGACGGCGAACAAAAGTTGAAG TTGCACGCCACTGTGATGAATGCAAGGCACAGGAAATG GGGAAGAGGGACAAAAAAGTTGGATTCATTTGATGCACGAGCCATTTTCAAGCAATTTGGTTCTGAAGAATGGGGCGATTACCTTATCCGTGAAGCTCATCTTTCACAAAGGTTTGTATTTGATGAAAGTGGATATTACCGTTGTTGTGCTTCCATTCCGTTTCCTGAAACTATGCAAGTAGATTGA
- the LOC131309859 gene encoding uncharacterized protein LOC131309859 isoform X5, producing MECHGLIYECKVGGAKDRRCVMDLKRRKTVNPIWRPVCTQSSSSQDCSIKQLQAGFEDLHDLDGGRKVEDEIQVQGSAPSDEKQSISVKVGASLMRFIKGKWGSTQKSIEEEIGVKIIFPSSKEEDFIVIEGISAAIVARASERIQVIIDEAVKSPSLEYSHFVSLPLAIHPELVDKLLKFQKSILGSSNAYQNENLDSDANGDTSEEEDKGQESDRGSDVAVKLKVEDDNGHVKVDITNIRRVSHPTRASKPSGMKEDLRIEKSIFIEPKMIHLTVLMLKLWNKDRVDAAAEVLQTVSSEVLEALHQEPVSVRLKGLECMKGTLAKARVVYIPVEEIGGKGRLSRACQIIIDAFVKAGLVLDKDGEQKLKLHATVMNARHRKWGRGTKKLDSFDARAIFKQFGSEEWGDYLIREAHLSQRFVFDESGYYRCCASIPFPETMQVD from the exons ATG GAATGCCATGGTCTAATCTATGAGTGCAAAGTTGGTGGGGCAAAAGATAGGCGATGTGTTATGGATTTGAAAAGGCGAAAAACAGTTAATCCAATATGGAGACCAGTCTGTACTCAATCTAGCTCCTCTCAAG ATTGCTCGATCAAGCAACTACAGGCTGGATTTGAAGATCTGCATGATTTGGATGGTGGTAGGAAAGTAGAAGATGAAATTCAAGTTCAAGGATCGGCGCCCTCTGATGAAAAGCAATCAATTTCAGTAAAG GTAGGAGCGAGCTTAATGCGTTTCATCAAAGGAAAATG GGGATCTACACAGAAAAGTATCGAAGAGGAGATCGGAGTTAAAATCATATTTCCCTCATCAAAGGAAGAGGATTTTATCG TTATTGAAGGCATTTCTGCAGCAATTGTGGCTAGAGCCTCGGAAAGAATACAAGTGATAATTGATGAG GCAGTAAAAAGCCCAAGTCTAGAATACTCTCACTTTGTATCACTTCCTTTGGCCATTCACCCCGAACTGGTTGATAAGCTTCTCAAGTTTCAGAAGTCCATACTGGGATCTAGTAATGCTTATCAGAATGAGAATCTGGACAGTGATGCCAATGGAGATACTTCAGAAGAGGAAGATAAGGGCCAAGAGTCAGATAGAGGATCGGATGTTGCAGTTAAGCTTAAGGTTGAAGATGATAATGGCCATGTTAAAGTGGACATAACAAACATACGTCGAGTAAGCCACCCAACTAGAGCATCGAAGCCTTCTGGTATGAAAGA AGATTTGCGAATTGAGAAGTCAATATTTATTGAACCCAAGATGATCCACTTAACAGTACTCATGCTGAAGTTGTGGAACAAGGACCGAGTTGATGCAGCTGCTGAGGTTCTGCAG ACTGTCTCCTCGGAAGTATTGGAAGCTTTGCACCAGGAGCCTGTTTCTGTGAGGCTGAAGGGGCTG GAATGCATGAAAGGCACATTGGCAAAAGCACGTGTTGTGTACATTCCTGTTGAAGAAATTGGTGGCAAGGGCAGACTTTCACGTGCTTGTC AAATCATTATTGACGCATTTGTCAAAGCCGGGCTTGTTCTTGATAAAGACGGCGAACAAAAGTTGAAG TTGCACGCCACTGTGATGAATGCAAGGCACAGGAAATG GGGAAGAGGGACAAAAAAGTTGGATTCATTTGATGCACGAGCCATTTTCAAGCAATTTGGTTCTGAAGAATGGGGCGATTACCTTATCCGTGAAGCTCATCTTTCACAAAGGTTTGTATTTGATGAAAGTGGATATTACCGTTGTTGTGCTTCCATTCCGTTTCCTGAAACTATGCAAGTAGATTGA
- the LOC131309859 gene encoding uncharacterized protein LOC131309859 isoform X6, with product MIACRSLFRVDRAWKFSNLYVLSSAPIHYLQECHGLIYECKVGGAKDRRCVMDLKRRKTVNPIWRPVCTQSSSSQDCSIKQLQAGFEDLHDLDGGRKVEDEIQVQGSAPSDEKQSISVKVGASLMRFIKGKWGSTQKSIEEEIGVKIIFPSSKEEDFIVIEGISAAIVARASERIQVIIDEAVKSPSLEYSHFVSLPLAIHPELVDKLLKFQKSILGSSNAYQNENLDSDANGDTSEEEDKGQESDRGSDVAVKLKVEDDNGHVKVDITNIRRVSHPTRASKPSGMKEDLRIEKSIFIEPKMIHLTVLMLKLWNKDRVDAAAEVLQTVSSEVLEALHQEPVSVRLKGLECMKGTLAKARVVYIPVEEIGGKGRLSRACQIIIDAFVKAGLVLDKDGEQKLKFWLCYFSRSCAQLLTGLANIGDLNAQGKRDKKVGFI from the exons ATGATCGCTTGCAGGTCTCTattcag GGTCGACCGAGCctggaaattttcaaatttgtacGTTTTATCATCGGCACCTATTCACTACTTACAG GAATGCCATGGTCTAATCTATGAGTGCAAAGTTGGTGGGGCAAAAGATAGGCGATGTGTTATGGATTTGAAAAGGCGAAAAACAGTTAATCCAATATGGAGACCAGTCTGTACTCAATCTAGCTCCTCTCAAG ATTGCTCGATCAAGCAACTACAGGCTGGATTTGAAGATCTGCATGATTTGGATGGTGGTAGGAAAGTAGAAGATGAAATTCAAGTTCAAGGATCGGCGCCCTCTGATGAAAAGCAATCAATTTCAGTAAAG GTAGGAGCGAGCTTAATGCGTTTCATCAAAGGAAAATG GGGATCTACACAGAAAAGTATCGAAGAGGAGATCGGAGTTAAAATCATATTTCCCTCATCAAAGGAAGAGGATTTTATCG TTATTGAAGGCATTTCTGCAGCAATTGTGGCTAGAGCCTCGGAAAGAATACAAGTGATAATTGATGAG GCAGTAAAAAGCCCAAGTCTAGAATACTCTCACTTTGTATCACTTCCTTTGGCCATTCACCCCGAACTGGTTGATAAGCTTCTCAAGTTTCAGAAGTCCATACTGGGATCTAGTAATGCTTATCAGAATGAGAATCTGGACAGTGATGCCAATGGAGATACTTCAGAAGAGGAAGATAAGGGCCAAGAGTCAGATAGAGGATCGGATGTTGCAGTTAAGCTTAAGGTTGAAGATGATAATGGCCATGTTAAAGTGGACATAACAAACATACGTCGAGTAAGCCACCCAACTAGAGCATCGAAGCCTTCTGGTATGAAAGA AGATTTGCGAATTGAGAAGTCAATATTTATTGAACCCAAGATGATCCACTTAACAGTACTCATGCTGAAGTTGTGGAACAAGGACCGAGTTGATGCAGCTGCTGAGGTTCTGCAG ACTGTCTCCTCGGAAGTATTGGAAGCTTTGCACCAGGAGCCTGTTTCTGTGAGGCTGAAGGGGCTG GAATGCATGAAAGGCACATTGGCAAAAGCACGTGTTGTGTACATTCCTGTTGAAGAAATTGGTGGCAAGGGCAGACTTTCACGTGCTTGTC AAATCATTATTGACGCATTTGTCAAAGCCGGGCTTGTTCTTGATAAAGACGGCGAACAAAAGTTGAAG TTCTGGCTGTGTTATTTCTCTAGAAGTTGTGCTCAATTGCTCACTGGTCTGGCTAATATTGGGGACTTGAATGCTCAGGGGAAGAGGGACAAAAAAGTTGGATTCATTTGA
- the LOC131309859 gene encoding uncharacterized protein LOC131309859 isoform X3 — MIACRSLFRVDRAWKFSNLYVLSSAPIHYLQECHGLIYECKVGGAKDRRCVMDLKRRKTVNPIWRPVCTQSSSSQDCSIKQLQAGFEDLHDLDGGRKVEDEIQVQGSAPSDEKQSISVKVGASLMRFIKGKWGSTQKSIEEEIGVKIIFPSSKEEDFIVIEGISAAIVARASERIQVIIDEAVKSPSLEYSHFVSLPLAIHPELVDKLLKFQKSILGSSNAYQNENLDSDANGDTSAVKLKVEDDNGHVKVDITNIRRVSHPTRASKPSGMKEDLRIEKSIFIEPKMIHLTVLMLKLWNKDRVDAAAEVLQTVSSEVLEALHQEPVSVRLKGLECMKGTLAKARVVYIPVEEIGGKGRLSRACQIIIDAFVKAGLVLDKDGEQKLKLHATVMNARHRKWGRGTKKLDSFDARAIFKQFGSEEWGDYLIREAHLSQRFVFDESGYYRCCASIPFPETMQVD, encoded by the exons ATGATCGCTTGCAGGTCTCTattcag GGTCGACCGAGCctggaaattttcaaatttgtacGTTTTATCATCGGCACCTATTCACTACTTACAG GAATGCCATGGTCTAATCTATGAGTGCAAAGTTGGTGGGGCAAAAGATAGGCGATGTGTTATGGATTTGAAAAGGCGAAAAACAGTTAATCCAATATGGAGACCAGTCTGTACTCAATCTAGCTCCTCTCAAG ATTGCTCGATCAAGCAACTACAGGCTGGATTTGAAGATCTGCATGATTTGGATGGTGGTAGGAAAGTAGAAGATGAAATTCAAGTTCAAGGATCGGCGCCCTCTGATGAAAAGCAATCAATTTCAGTAAAG GTAGGAGCGAGCTTAATGCGTTTCATCAAAGGAAAATG GGGATCTACACAGAAAAGTATCGAAGAGGAGATCGGAGTTAAAATCATATTTCCCTCATCAAAGGAAGAGGATTTTATCG TTATTGAAGGCATTTCTGCAGCAATTGTGGCTAGAGCCTCGGAAAGAATACAAGTGATAATTGATGAG GCAGTAAAAAGCCCAAGTCTAGAATACTCTCACTTTGTATCACTTCCTTTGGCCATTCACCCCGAACTGGTTGATAAGCTTCTCAAGTTTCAGAAGTCCATACTGGGATCTAGTAATGCTTATCAGAATGAGAATCTGGACAGTGATGCCAATGGAGATACTTCA GCAGTTAAGCTTAAGGTTGAAGATGATAATGGCCATGTTAAAGTGGACATAACAAACATACGTCGAGTAAGCCACCCAACTAGAGCATCGAAGCCTTCTGGTATGAAAGA AGATTTGCGAATTGAGAAGTCAATATTTATTGAACCCAAGATGATCCACTTAACAGTACTCATGCTGAAGTTGTGGAACAAGGACCGAGTTGATGCAGCTGCTGAGGTTCTGCAG ACTGTCTCCTCGGAAGTATTGGAAGCTTTGCACCAGGAGCCTGTTTCTGTGAGGCTGAAGGGGCTG GAATGCATGAAAGGCACATTGGCAAAAGCACGTGTTGTGTACATTCCTGTTGAAGAAATTGGTGGCAAGGGCAGACTTTCACGTGCTTGTC AAATCATTATTGACGCATTTGTCAAAGCCGGGCTTGTTCTTGATAAAGACGGCGAACAAAAGTTGAAG TTGCACGCCACTGTGATGAATGCAAGGCACAGGAAATG GGGAAGAGGGACAAAAAAGTTGGATTCATTTGATGCACGAGCCATTTTCAAGCAATTTGGTTCTGAAGAATGGGGCGATTACCTTATCCGTGAAGCTCATCTTTCACAAAGGTTTGTATTTGATGAAAGTGGATATTACCGTTGTTGTGCTTCCATTCCGTTTCCTGAAACTATGCAAGTAGATTGA